One Acinetobacter colistiniresistens DNA segment encodes these proteins:
- the tolB gene encoding Tol-Pal system beta propeller repeat protein TolB, which yields MDKTRKHLISLAVFTAISTVVPTATFAQLHLEIAKAPEQAPKIAIVPFTNDNAIYPIVESDLNRSGRFTSASQNLPATASLNQVQAADWQNAGVPYVVVGQMKAVDANTFEIHYQLYDIQKQKYLLNEVLTVPSSRIRQAGHMISDTIYQALTGIAGDFSGRIAYVLRNQATPAQRYTLQIADTDGEQPKTVLSSRDPILSPAWTPDAKKIAYVSFETKRPAIYLQDLATGQREVLASFRGLNGAPSFSPDGKSMLFTASMNGNPEIYQMDLSTRQVQRMTNDTAIDTEARYAPDGKSFIFTSDRGGSPQIYRYSFDDSSVKRLTFKGAFNARGTLSADGKKIALVHRPSGSNYKVAIQDINTGITNILTPTSLDESPSFSPNGQMVVYATREGSRGLLSVMSTDGRFRMNLPSEQGEVREPAWAPK from the coding sequence ATGGACAAGACTCGTAAACACCTCATCTCTTTAGCAGTTTTCACTGCGATTAGCACTGTTGTTCCAACAGCAACTTTCGCACAATTACACCTCGAGATTGCAAAAGCCCCTGAACAAGCCCCTAAAATCGCGATTGTCCCCTTTACAAATGACAATGCGATCTATCCTATCGTAGAAAGCGATTTAAATCGTTCAGGTCGTTTTACCAGTGCATCTCAAAATTTACCAGCAACTGCAAGCCTGAATCAGGTTCAAGCAGCTGATTGGCAAAATGCGGGTGTACCTTACGTTGTCGTTGGGCAAATGAAAGCGGTTGATGCAAATACCTTTGAAATTCATTACCAGCTTTATGATATACAAAAACAAAAATATCTACTGAATGAGGTACTCACTGTACCAAGCTCACGTATACGCCAAGCTGGTCATATGATCAGTGATACGATTTATCAAGCGTTAACGGGTATTGCGGGTGACTTTAGCGGTCGTATTGCCTATGTATTACGTAATCAGGCAACGCCAGCCCAACGTTATACTTTGCAAATTGCTGATACTGATGGCGAACAGCCTAAAACTGTCCTGTCTTCACGCGATCCTATTCTTTCTCCAGCCTGGACACCAGATGCCAAGAAAATTGCATATGTGTCATTTGAGACCAAGCGTCCTGCGATTTATCTGCAAGACTTAGCCACAGGCCAACGTGAAGTTTTAGCCAGCTTCCGTGGATTAAATGGCGCACCAAGCTTCTCACCAGATGGTAAATCAATGCTATTTACCGCATCGATGAATGGTAATCCTGAAATTTATCAAATGGATTTAAGTACGCGTCAAGTACAGCGTATGACCAATGATACTGCGATTGATACTGAAGCACGCTATGCACCCGATGGTAAATCATTCATTTTTACCTCAGACCGCGGTGGCTCACCACAGATTTATCGCTACAGCTTTGATGATAGTTCAGTTAAACGCTTAACCTTCAAAGGTGCTTTCAATGCACGCGGTACGCTAAGTGCCGATGGTAAAAAAATTGCTTTGGTTCATCGCCCAAGCGGTAGTAACTATAAAGTCGCAATTCAAGATATCAATACTGGCATTACCAACATTCTTACACCAACTAGTTTAGACGAATCGCCAAGCTTCTCACCAAATGGACAAATGGTGGTTTATGCAACGCGTGAAGGTAGTCGCGGTTTGCTATCCGTCATGTCTACTGACGGCCGTTTCCGCATGAATTTGCCAAGTGAGCAAGGTGAAGTTCGTGAACCAGCTTGGGCACCAAAATAA
- the pal gene encoding peptidoglycan-associated lipoprotein Pal, which yields MNIKYLTLPLIAATLVFTGCASRKPAAEITTGTNPNGSSTVSTEGLSEDAALNAQNLAGASSKGVTAANKAFLAKRVVHFNYDSSDLSNEDYQTLQAHAQFLVANANSRVALTGHTDERGTREYNMALGERRAKAVESFLITNGVNPQQLEAVSYGKESPVNAGHDEAAWKENRRVEINYEAVPPLLK from the coding sequence ATGAACATTAAATATCTAACGCTTCCACTTATTGCTGCAACGCTTGTATTTACAGGCTGTGCAAGTCGTAAACCGGCTGCTGAAATTACCACAGGTACCAATCCAAATGGTTCATCAACAGTCAGTACCGAGGGTTTAAGCGAAGATGCAGCACTCAATGCACAAAACTTGGCTGGCGCATCTTCAAAAGGTGTAACTGCTGCAAACAAAGCATTCTTGGCAAAACGCGTTGTTCACTTTAACTATGACAGCAGCGATTTATCAAATGAAGACTATCAAACACTTCAAGCACATGCTCAGTTCTTGGTTGCCAATGCCAACTCTCGTGTTGCTCTTACAGGTCATACGGATGAACGTGGTACACGTGAATACAACATGGCGCTTGGCGAACGTCGCGCAAAAGCGGTTGAAAGCTTTTTGATTACCAACGGTGTAAACCCACAGCAACTTGAAGCAGTCAGCTACGGTAAAGAATCACCTGTTAACGCAGGCCATGATGAAGCTGCATGGAAAGAAAACCGCCGTGTAGAAATCAACTATGAAGCCGTTCCACCACTATTAAAATAA
- a CDS encoding NF038105 family protein: MTTKNFEATPTPSEPISLDTISKENVKDAWKQYEAKPEYKKFNKHDLIESMQSKPDTQSSS, from the coding sequence ATGACAACCAAGAATTTTGAGGCAACGCCCACGCCAAGTGAGCCCATTAGCTTAGATACGATTTCCAAAGAAAATGTGAAGGATGCATGGAAACAGTATGAGGCCAAGCCTGAATATAAAAAGTTTAACAAGCACGATTTGATTGAGTCGATGCAAAGCAAGCCGGATACTCAGTCTTCGTCTTGA
- a CDS encoding class 1 fructose-bisphosphatase, producing the protein MSNLTLTQYLEQQNGNLTPELAQVIETIAATCQTIDQALQKGALAGILGSAGNENVQGETQKKLDVISNDYLIDALKVHPQVGGLASEELDDFTPAQENGKYLVLFDPLDGSSNIDINMCVGTIFSILPAKNAVTQSADFMQAGTEQVAAGYVLYGPSTMLVLTVGSGVVFFTFDPTTKNFLLTTEQVQVTADTQEFAINSSNQRHWENPVKRYIDELLAGKTSVREKDFNMRWVACMVGDIHRILCRGGIFLYPYDLKDPKKAGRLRLMYEANPMSMLIEQAGGASTTGRVRIMEIQPTELHQRVPVIIGSKNEVERVTSYH; encoded by the coding sequence ATGTCAAACCTTACTTTGACCCAATATCTAGAACAACAAAATGGGAATTTGACTCCAGAGTTGGCACAAGTCATCGAAACAATTGCTGCAACTTGCCAAACTATTGATCAAGCCCTACAAAAAGGTGCTTTAGCAGGTATTTTAGGCAGTGCTGGCAATGAAAATGTTCAAGGTGAAACACAAAAGAAATTAGACGTTATTTCAAATGACTACCTGATTGATGCATTAAAAGTACATCCTCAAGTAGGCGGTTTAGCTTCCGAAGAATTAGATGATTTCACCCCTGCTCAGGAAAATGGTAAATATCTGGTTTTATTTGATCCACTCGATGGTTCAAGCAATATCGACATTAACATGTGTGTCGGTACAATTTTCTCTATTCTTCCTGCAAAGAATGCAGTGACTCAATCTGCTGACTTTATGCAAGCTGGTACAGAACAAGTTGCTGCTGGTTATGTACTGTATGGCCCATCGACCATGCTCGTGCTTACTGTGGGTTCTGGTGTGGTGTTCTTTACTTTTGATCCGACCACAAAGAACTTCCTGTTAACAACAGAACAAGTGCAAGTTACAGCAGATACGCAAGAATTTGCAATTAATTCATCTAATCAACGTCACTGGGAAAATCCGGTAAAACGTTATATTGATGAGCTGTTAGCAGGTAAAACCTCTGTCCGTGAAAAAGACTTCAACATGCGCTGGGTGGCATGCATGGTTGGTGATATCCACCGTATCTTATGCCGTGGTGGTATTTTCCTTTATCCTTACGACTTAAAAGACCCGAAGAAAGCAGGTCGTTTACGTTTAATGTATGAAGCAAACCCAATGAGCATGCTGATTGAACAAGCAGGTGGTGCTTCTACAACAGGTCGTGTTCGTATCATGGAAATCCAACCAACTGAATTACACCAACGTGTTCCAGTAATTATTGGCTCTAAAAATGAAGTCGAACGCGTAACAAGCTATCACTAA
- a CDS encoding TrmH family RNA methyltransferase, with the protein MAVIFLESKDNAKIKHLRGLIELNSARKKHQQTVLEGTHLCLAWLQQQKKIFSLFTTEQALEHPDLQEVIELHQGHIFVISEVLYKDLSTLGTTLPCLAIVDLPKTAATIDFKADTLILENVQDPGNVGTLLRSAAAANIKQVICTQGSAALWSPRVLRAGMGAHFSLQCFENFQLTDILPKFQIPVFVTSSHRSTSLYSKDLTQACVWILGNEGQGASDYALAHAQAVTIPQPGGQESLNVAIAGSVCFFEMVRQRQ; encoded by the coding sequence ATGGCGGTTATTTTCCTAGAATCAAAAGACAATGCAAAAATCAAACATTTGCGTGGGCTGATCGAGCTCAACAGTGCTCGAAAAAAACATCAGCAAACCGTTCTAGAAGGTACACATCTGTGCTTGGCGTGGTTACAGCAACAGAAAAAAATCTTTTCTTTATTTACCACTGAACAAGCCTTAGAACATCCAGATTTACAAGAAGTGATCGAACTCCACCAAGGTCACATCTTCGTTATCAGTGAAGTCCTATATAAGGATTTAAGCACCTTGGGTACCACCCTGCCATGTCTAGCGATTGTCGACCTACCCAAAACTGCTGCCACTATTGATTTTAAGGCCGACACTTTAATTCTAGAAAATGTTCAAGATCCTGGAAATGTAGGTACACTCCTCCGCTCTGCTGCCGCTGCAAACATCAAGCAGGTGATTTGCACACAAGGTTCAGCTGCACTATGGTCTCCACGTGTGCTTCGAGCAGGTATGGGGGCTCATTTTAGTCTTCAATGTTTTGAAAACTTTCAGCTCACGGATATTTTACCAAAATTTCAAATACCTGTGTTTGTCACCAGTTCACATCGTTCAACCAGCCTATATAGCAAGGATTTAACCCAAGCCTGTGTCTGGATTTTAGGTAACGAAGGTCAAGGTGCGAGTGATTATGCGCTAGCACATGCTCAAGCTGTGACAATCCCTCAACCGGGTGGGCAAGAGTCCCTCAATGTTGCGATTGCAGGCTCTGTGTGTTTTTTTGAAATGGTTCGTCAACGTCAGTAA
- a CDS encoding RNA polymerase sigma factor — MDLAPKKARIENSADRSTVEQRLRFFMQDVTGRALVMMESATQGQQGIAMDLVQEAFISLHKSYADKSTDEWYPLFYTILNNKLQDWRRKEARRASPFSLFKKISLDDDEEIIDVVDESTPNPFEFLDQEVTMEEIQAAINQLPVRQQQAFMLRAWEGFDTMTTAQIMDCSEGSVKTHYHRAIQGLRIALEHLNPHTGGSSDEKR, encoded by the coding sequence ATGGATTTAGCACCGAAAAAGGCTCGAATTGAAAACAGTGCTGATCGTAGTACTGTTGAACAACGCCTGCGTTTTTTCATGCAGGACGTTACAGGTCGTGCCTTGGTTATGATGGAAAGTGCAACACAGGGGCAACAAGGCATTGCCATGGATTTAGTGCAAGAAGCATTTATTTCATTACATAAATCATATGCCGACAAAAGTACCGATGAATGGTATCCCTTGTTCTATACCATATTGAACAATAAGCTCCAAGACTGGCGACGAAAGGAAGCTCGTCGAGCAAGTCCTTTTTCTTTATTTAAAAAAATTAGTTTAGATGATGATGAAGAAATCATTGATGTTGTAGATGAATCTACGCCTAATCCATTTGAATTTCTTGATCAGGAAGTCACGATGGAGGAAATTCAGGCAGCGATCAATCAGCTACCTGTTCGTCAACAACAGGCATTTATGCTCAGAGCGTGGGAAGGGTTCGACACAATGACCACAGCACAAATTATGGATTGCAGCGAAGGCAGCGTTAAAACGCATTACCACCGTGCAATTCAGGGACTTCGAATTGCTCTTGAGCATTTAAACCCACATACAGGAGGATCATCAGATGAAAAAAGATGA
- a CDS encoding DUF3106 domain-containing protein, translating to MAAKKLALVVCTLGLLQTSFAGSERFWVFSKPNKATTEEAWDDLSPEEQRVLIKRYQTLKEVPNSQSSQLQQRMEWFTQLPEDEKQKMRDVWQKMSTQERNTLRKRMLNASTEERINIREEYLSKYSEH from the coding sequence ATGGCAGCTAAAAAATTAGCACTTGTTGTGTGTACGCTCGGGTTACTACAAACCAGTTTTGCAGGTTCTGAACGCTTTTGGGTATTTTCTAAACCCAATAAAGCCACAACAGAAGAAGCATGGGATGATCTATCGCCTGAAGAGCAACGTGTTTTAATTAAACGTTACCAAACCTTGAAAGAAGTTCCTAATAGCCAGAGTTCTCAACTACAGCAAAGGATGGAATGGTTCACGCAACTGCCAGAAGATGAAAAACAAAAAATGCGTGATGTCTGGCAAAAGATGAGCACACAGGAACGCAATACATTACGTAAGCGCATGTTAAATGCCAGTACCGAAGAACGGATAAATATTAGAGAAGAATATCTCAGTAAATATTCTGAGCACTGA
- a CDS encoding CSLREA domain-containing protein yields the protein MKYYRKTILATMVLATMPLLAATSSTPIKVTTFVDEDGENPNACSLREAIKTAETRVSYGGCVVTDTLPSTQKVIQLEKGVYTLKKELTPNVSVSILGASPVNWEGKNVLLNDVVNQYPAQIPLQTTIKAENSRIFNTTLGAKGLSLTNLILTGGRSADFGGAIYAGADVALQSTQILDSEAKEGGAIFLAGPSTTLTLNKSVIQGNRAEKGSVLSMSCFNDITYAKRTINLTSNSFINNGSPNSSSMIEFCGESTATLTTNTIAKNIVNNSTGNLLKFTGDTKAGTVEDNKSSILSKNSILSLTSNTIVENQAFTTLLYDKIGAKLLQFNVLAYNGDSNTYACRYLFGNVADQEGVGLGIAYNALALKQDGSSSVVNNVCDVPKASLKDNKTNLNVSAIDFNTLLSPLQKASADTAFLPMYYPKKNATSVPSDDKGNTKLVGLLDVDGVNCSLTDQRGLARITDGTLYYDPKASNRCDIGSVELMKFTAGDLQDLTNTSISSLITSYQTQYDFFDNLVKNPNNPDFLTYYKSRLDQYQKLLQYTKANLHYRAIYIDLRNYQLPLPQDVQQADGSYKLQFFSPDLYDVTTEPLGKGQINDTVTDIDKSDIENLVCTWNKDLQQIIFYRKDDRVTQAGDKIFCKYTITSKPGTSPQVSSSGLIRAAFVNIAPVATNTSLTFKYKEKQKLSLNLLNFANDNGDTGEGGSGPEKNPNKPQFWKNAEGIELPIRLTNVPTKDLGITADRQGACPAPDEKETCYGGNIYVQEVNAFNPFNFSFNYQVYDADGVSSNVATVRTISTATTTDDTRSASNSGGGSFSFYSVLGLLGLLAYRRFKSK from the coding sequence ATGAAATATTATAGAAAAACAATATTAGCAACTATGGTTTTGGCAACTATGCCGTTGTTAGCTGCCACCAGCAGCACGCCCATTAAGGTAACTACATTTGTGGATGAGGATGGCGAAAATCCAAATGCTTGCTCATTACGTGAGGCAATAAAAACTGCCGAGACGCGTGTCTCTTATGGTGGTTGTGTTGTAACAGATACCTTACCAAGTACGCAAAAAGTTATTCAGCTGGAAAAAGGGGTATATACCCTGAAAAAGGAATTGACGCCAAATGTGAGCGTTTCAATTCTAGGGGCAAGTCCTGTAAATTGGGAAGGAAAAAATGTCCTGCTAAATGATGTTGTTAATCAATATCCAGCTCAAATCCCATTGCAAACAACAATCAAAGCAGAAAATTCACGTATTTTTAACACGACACTTGGTGCCAAGGGTTTAAGCCTAACCAATTTGATTTTAACAGGTGGACGTTCGGCTGATTTTGGTGGTGCAATATATGCAGGTGCTGATGTTGCATTACAAAGTACACAAATCCTTGATTCTGAGGCAAAAGAAGGTGGAGCTATTTTTTTAGCTGGTCCTTCAACGACATTAACATTGAATAAGAGTGTGATTCAGGGTAACCGTGCGGAGAAAGGCAGTGTACTGTCGATGAGTTGCTTTAATGATATTACATATGCAAAGCGGACCATCAACTTAACCTCCAACAGTTTTATTAATAATGGTTCACCCAATTCAAGTAGTATGATTGAGTTTTGTGGGGAATCTACAGCAACTTTAACGACCAATACCATTGCAAAAAATATTGTAAACAATTCAACAGGAAATCTACTTAAATTCACTGGTGATACCAAAGCTGGAACTGTAGAAGATAATAAGTCTAGTATTTTAAGTAAAAACAGTATTTTAAGCTTGACGAGTAATACAATCGTAGAAAATCAAGCTTTTACGACGCTTCTCTATGATAAAATTGGTGCTAAATTATTACAGTTCAATGTTCTTGCTTATAATGGTGATAGCAATACATATGCCTGTCGATATTTATTTGGAAATGTCGCTGATCAAGAAGGGGTAGGTCTTGGAATTGCTTACAATGCACTTGCGCTAAAGCAGGATGGTTCTAGTTCTGTAGTAAATAATGTGTGTGATGTGCCAAAAGCGTCGCTTAAAGACAATAAAACCAATTTGAATGTAAGTGCGATTGATTTTAATACCTTATTGAGCCCTTTACAAAAAGCTTCAGCTGATACGGCATTCTTACCAATGTATTACCCTAAAAAAAATGCGACAAGCGTGCCTAGCGATGATAAGGGGAATACAAAATTAGTTGGCTTATTAGATGTTGATGGAGTCAATTGTAGTTTGACGGACCAGCGTGGTTTAGCCCGTATCACCGACGGCACTTTATATTATGACCCTAAAGCAAGCAACCGCTGTGATATTGGTTCGGTTGAACTAATGAAGTTTACAGCAGGTGATTTACAGGATCTAACCAATACATCGATTAGCAGCTTGATTACAAGTTATCAAACACAATATGACTTTTTCGATAATTTGGTGAAAAATCCAAATAATCCTGATTTTTTAACGTATTACAAATCTCGTTTGGATCAATATCAAAAATTATTGCAATACACCAAAGCTAATTTACATTATCGTGCAATTTACATTGATTTAAGAAATTATCAACTACCTTTACCACAAGATGTACAGCAAGCTGATGGCAGTTATAAATTACAGTTCTTTAGCCCAGATTTATATGATGTAACGACAGAACCTTTAGGTAAAGGACAAATCAATGATACGGTTACTGATATAGATAAAAGTGATATAGAAAATTTGGTGTGTACTTGGAATAAAGATTTACAGCAAATTATTTTTTATCGAAAAGATGACAGGGTTACTCAAGCTGGTGACAAGATTTTCTGTAAATATACGATTACCTCTAAACCAGGAACTAGTCCACAAGTGAGTTCATCTGGTTTAATCCGAGCAGCATTTGTAAATATTGCACCAGTTGCAACAAATACATCCTTAACTTTCAAATATAAAGAAAAGCAAAAGTTAAGCTTAAACTTATTAAATTTTGCAAATGACAATGGCGATACAGGCGAGGGTGGATCTGGGCCAGAAAAGAATCCGAATAAACCTCAGTTTTGGAAGAATGCCGAAGGTATCGAATTACCAATTCGTTTAACCAATGTGCCAACCAAAGATCTAGGTATTACGGCAGATCGCCAAGGTGCTTGCCCTGCGCCAGATGAAAAAGAAACCTGCTATGGTGGTAATATTTATGTTCAAGAAGTTAATGCATTTAATCCATTTAACTTCTCATTTAACTACCAAGTTTACGATGCTGATGGCGTATCCTCCAATGTGGCGACAGTGCGAACCATTAGCACGGCAACCACAACAGACGATACACGTTCTGCCAGTAACAGTGGGGGGGGGAGTTTTAGTTTTTATTCAGTATTGGGGTTGTTGGGGTTATTGGCTTATCGCCGCTTTAAAAGTAAATAA
- the rbtA gene encoding rhombotarget A, translating to MLKRMLACALFTVTGYAYSADIQVTTLVDEDKDDAVCSLREAVEFLNKRSQKEFENGYHGCGNKDASNTIVLQRDQTYQLNSALNIKAAMTIRTVVSDGFNDNKKGLNNATLKMAGNDRLFVIDDNNVESALLAVNLIELNLQGAANKLNDGGLILNRESLSIQYSRLTGGSANRGGAIYNAGVSSDAKNTAGYVFINNSIFQNNKADQGAVIYSEMPMYLITQSVIRDNEGVAGPNGALLFVQTGFNNDTIAGALAVRSSGIRSSTIFHNKGGYVANIREGMILNNNTIIKNAAGLYLQSLNFKVTTEEDVNGVKKETVKEYPSSYVSNSVLVANGNSNCGTTSDDTTIVQSNLTTSECDRNAGERLPNFMWNQNDPEQTLIAGGTNDEGICAAPPAKGLLCPYSTPKDQMLGFFKPRLLTSYKQLSDSLIVNKGRIYSDGTTFSLASCEATDQRGKSRTGFNELCDLGAIELVVNRGEIPIVGQDILYGQIAKFSIAESLLDGELLDPATCEAQLGKSPDGQPWQVGCLQVVQTQTPSKGKLTLDQDGNVTYVPDSDWHGADKFNLRVMTTTTRFNDVSNYFIDIPATIVQDPPNTFKSKTVNVGSFGLGAILALFGLIGLRRLKS from the coding sequence ATGCTCAAACGGATGCTTGCCTGTGCTTTATTTACCGTTACTGGATATGCATATTCTGCGGATATTCAAGTCACAACATTAGTTGATGAAGACAAAGATGACGCCGTTTGTTCATTACGAGAAGCTGTCGAGTTTTTAAATAAAAGAAGCCAAAAAGAATTTGAAAATGGTTATCACGGATGTGGTAACAAGGATGCAAGCAATACAATTGTTTTACAACGCGATCAAACCTATCAACTTAACTCGGCATTAAATATCAAAGCCGCGATGACAATTCGTACTGTAGTGAGTGATGGTTTTAATGATAATAAAAAAGGATTGAACAATGCGACGCTTAAAATGGCGGGAAATGATCGTCTTTTTGTCATTGATGATAATAATGTTGAAAGTGCATTACTTGCAGTTAATTTGATTGAATTAAATTTACAAGGTGCTGCAAATAAGCTGAATGACGGCGGGCTAATTCTTAATCGTGAAAGTCTATCGATTCAGTATTCTCGCCTGACAGGTGGTTCTGCAAACCGTGGTGGTGCAATTTATAATGCTGGGGTTTCATCGGACGCGAAGAACACTGCAGGCTATGTTTTTATTAATAATAGTATTTTTCAGAATAATAAAGCAGATCAGGGGGCAGTCATTTATAGCGAAATGCCAATGTATCTGATTACACAATCGGTCATACGTGACAATGAAGGTGTAGCAGGGCCAAATGGTGCTTTATTATTTGTTCAAACGGGCTTCAATAATGACACGATAGCTGGGGCACTTGCCGTAAGATCTTCCGGTATTCGCAGTAGCACTATTTTCCATAATAAAGGCGGTTATGTAGCGAATATTCGTGAAGGCATGATCCTTAATAATAATACGATTATTAAGAATGCTGCGGGGCTGTATTTACAATCTTTAAATTTTAAAGTAACGACAGAAGAAGATGTCAATGGAGTGAAAAAAGAAACAGTCAAAGAGTACCCAAGCTCTTATGTGTCGAATAGTGTTTTAGTTGCAAATGGAAATAGTAATTGTGGTACTACCTCAGACGATACCACGATTGTTCAAAGTAATTTAACGACATCAGAGTGCGACCGTAATGCGGGTGAACGATTACCCAATTTTATGTGGAATCAGAATGATCCTGAGCAAACATTAATTGCTGGCGGTACAAATGATGAAGGGATTTGTGCTGCTCCTCCAGCAAAAGGATTATTATGTCCATACTCGACGCCAAAAGATCAAATGCTGGGTTTCTTTAAACCACGTTTACTCACTTCTTATAAGCAGTTATCGGATTCGCTCATTGTCAATAAAGGACGCATTTATAGTGATGGTACGACCTTTAGTTTAGCGAGTTGTGAAGCAACTGACCAGCGTGGGAAAAGCCGTACGGGCTTTAATGAGTTGTGTGACTTAGGCGCAATTGAACTGGTTGTTAACCGGGGGGAGATTCCAATCGTTGGTCAAGATATTTTATATGGACAAATTGCGAAATTCAGTATTGCAGAGAGTTTGTTAGATGGTGAATTGTTAGATCCAGCCACATGCGAGGCTCAATTAGGTAAAAGTCCTGATGGCCAGCCTTGGCAAGTTGGTTGTTTGCAAGTGGTTCAAACCCAAACGCCATCTAAAGGAAAGCTAACTCTTGATCAGGATGGTAATGTAACTTACGTGCCTGATAGTGATTGGCATGGTGCAGATAAATTTAACTTACGTGTTATGACGACAACGACTCGTTTTAATGATGTATCAAACTATTTTATTGATATTCCAGCAACAATTGTACAAGACCCACCAAACACTTTTAAAAGTAAAACCGTAAATGTAGGAAGTTTTGGTCTAGGAGCGATCTTGGCATTATTCGGTTTAATAGGATTGCGCCGCTTAAAATCATAA
- a CDS encoding DnaA ATPase domain-containing protein, producing MRQLQLDIEPQLDARISDFSGPGWGPVVDAVRQLHAGLVSRFYVYGGAGTGKSHLLSAICDSYLELGRPAIKVSLLELLDAPIEAITSLEFYDLVALDDIDAISGVPHWQKAVFHLMNNHEGQLVFSSRVAPIELKLELPDLQSRLTQAVSVKVPNGSSYSDRQALLHSVMTRRGIHFDQQIVDYLLSNGPHQASILLQRLAQLEKMLKGEKTKLSNTTLKQIYALIDEYRQ from the coding sequence ATGCGTCAACTCCAACTGGATATAGAACCACAACTCGATGCCCGAATCAGTGATTTTTCGGGGCCGGGTTGGGGGCCTGTGGTTGACGCAGTTAGACAGTTACATGCCGGATTAGTCAGCCGCTTTTATGTTTATGGCGGGGCAGGTACTGGCAAGAGTCACTTACTTTCTGCGATTTGTGATTCTTATCTGGAGCTCGGTCGCCCAGCAATTAAAGTCTCATTACTAGAATTATTAGATGCACCTATTGAAGCCATTACTTCATTAGAATTTTATGATTTGGTCGCTTTGGATGATATTGATGCGATCAGTGGTGTTCCACATTGGCAGAAAGCTGTATTTCATTTGATGAATAATCATGAGGGGCAGTTGGTTTTTTCCTCTCGTGTGGCGCCTATTGAATTAAAATTAGAATTACCTGACTTACAGTCAAGGCTGACCCAAGCTGTGAGTGTTAAAGTACCTAATGGCAGTTCTTATAGTGATCGACAAGCCCTGTTGCACTCGGTCATGACGCGCCGAGGTATTCATTTTGACCAGCAAATTGTTGACTATTTATTGAGCAATGGGCCGCATCAGGCTTCGATTTTATTACAGAGATTGGCTCAGCTTGAAAAAATGCTCAAAGGCGAGAAAACTAAACTATCAAATACAACACTTAAGCAAATTTATGCATTGATTGATGAATATCGCCAATAG